In Coffea eugenioides isolate CCC68of chromosome 4, Ceug_1.0, whole genome shotgun sequence, the genomic stretch ttaatccatcttcaattatccaaatattttctcaatgcacttcatttgatgattgaatcattaaacctgcaaaatatgaagtttttactataaaaatcaatagaaatgcaattttcacactttaaccacaaaatgcatattttcactagaatcttagttaattatttataaaactaaataaaacacaccaaaactaattaataaagcacactcaaaatacgtaaaatatactcttatcagtAGTCAATTaaacaaccaaagtttatgAAGAGTTTCAAGGCTAAACtaccttctcacttttcttttgtttacaaaCTTTTTGTACCATGAAATCAGTTCCAAATCTCTCCATTATTGAAACCAAGAGTTCATAAACATCCACTGAGAAATTTAAAGACCATTGACATCCAAAATTTTCGAAATAAAACTCCCCAAATTAGATTTGACCATTTGGCTAAGAGAAAacgaaaagttttccagattcgatGAGCGaattttttgacatcatttacatatcaaaatggtcttagaatattACCAAATTTCGTACAATTAAACCTCCATATGAGAATTActcttctatcaaatttcatttaaaaattcacatgggaaggtagttaactaaaccatcaaagttcaagaaatttccccaATGTAAACTGTCTTTtagctcttctttcctttttaaacattttgtccAAAGCAACCAATCCAAATCTGgtttatttgtgaaacaaagtccaagaaacatctaatataaagtttggtagatgttggacatcaaagtttccaaaacaacaagtcccaaatcattgttagttacaaatctgtccaagtggaaaattctatcactgtagcagtttcgaactttggccacaactcactcaattcaacttggaattgggcgtggttgatggcgttggaaatcTCTCTCATAAATATGAATTTtatcagaagaaaccattttaaattctatccacaaacagctcgtttttgagcatcaagatacaagtcctgtcctgtctcctggagagaaacgaaacaggacagtgattttcaatcgaatggtgtgattcactcaagtggaaccagaatgtgaaaTTGATACCAATGGAAAgctggaaatgtctagtttccaatgccacaaacggcacttgatttcgacatcggagcaaagagttatgaccgatacaaaatgactgcctgggcaatacgcgattcattttccagttttgctaactttggaaatcaactcatttgaccaaccaaatcatgttatttttcaataaaattttatacacaaccaatataacatgtaaataacataatcaagccattagaacgtcaaaattttgcacaggagtggtcggacaaggcaggggtaaaattggaaacttttgcttcttgcacccaatgaagtttctattAATTACACACCAttaatccatcattttaaccactaaaccaacaatatatccatcatcaatcatcaaatcagcaacaacccaagagtgggagttcatagagcccactttcacatttttccaacaatatcaagtCATCTACTTACATGCAAGTGCTTAAATATGCATATCTACCACCATAAATCAAGTTTAAGGTGATGGATCATGTTATACCTTCTTAATGTACTAGATCAGAATTTTTGGCCCTCAAAATGCTCCAAGAAATCGTGATTTCCAGCACCCTTTTTGTAGCTCAAAATGGTGTCCAAGAGTGGATCGAAGTGtgtatgaaatttggtaggatttggatgaagattggtgAGGTTTTTGTGAgaagaaattttgaaacttggaggtggagagagagagaaagctggccggctgtttggagctcaagagagagagagagtgatcagattttagcttccaagagaagatacTAACTTGTGGCCACAAATCACCCATTAGTCAACTCacattagggtgcgtttggcaCGATTAGGGCTCGATTCCTCTTgcgtttgtttcactagtacactaaacctctaatgcacttatattcatataaatattattcactcttaattgtcctaaaataagggtctaacgttcctcaatttaaatcgcgcgtgtgaaaacgcgtatctccaatttaagcgcgataacgcgaaacttctgagaaattcttatatcgatagtactaataactatcacttgagtatttaatcattaaaatacctaatttaggtctATTATACAAATCTCCAATATTTCAAACTTATTGTGCTCTCAATCggtcaagatttccaaagacgtgttcactattttcactaaacgagctcccggaaattaatttttgatacaagtcactttaaaaatataatgaaactatatttctATGTAATTAGGGCtcaagagtttagaaaataatattcggaataaaaggccaaataaataattaaataagctagaaataggagattaaatatgtaaattttgcgagtcctcacaatttCTCAAGATCGCAGAGTATAACGGCAATTTCACTTTCCAAACAAACCACATCTTGAGGACaaataactttagaacaaaGCTGCCTGAAATATCTACTCAATCGAATCAAAGGATAGCACACAAATTTTGGCAAAGTCTTTCTCAAAGCTATAGGCAAACAATTGCTGCATTAGGATATGATTATCATGACTTTTAAACCCCGAAATTCTTAGTGGTTTTACTCGAACGCATCTTCAGACGTTAGCTGCATAACCATCTGGAACTTTCACCTTTTTTAGCACATTGCAAAACatagttttctattttttatccATTGCAAAGGAAGATAGAGGTAAGTACACCTTTCCAGGTTCTGTCTCAATGGGATGCGGCTCTTTTCTTATTCCCATTTCTCTCAAATCATGGCGGAAATTATAATGGTCCTTTACTTTATCCTCAATGTCCAGCAATGTCCCCCAAATGTTTTCACAAACATTCTTCTCAATGTGCATGAAGTCAAGATTGTGTTTTAAGACATTATCTTTCCAATATGGCAAGTCAAAGAAAATACTCCtctttttccaattaaaaggcAGCTTCGGATTACCTTTCACaagttttccaaatttaatttgcaAGTCTCCTAATTCACTCACAATCATATCCCCAGTTTGCAAAGGTGGTCGCTTTCCATATTCTTCTGTGCCATCAAAGAATTGGGCTTGCTTTCTAAATTTGTGCTTACTATCTAAGAATCTACGATGACCCATATAGCAATATTTGAAACTATGAGTCAACCGTCGTACATGAGTGAACTTGTGACAAACAGGACAAGCATATTCACCTTTAGTGCTCCACCCAGATAACATTGCATATCCAGGGAAATCACTAATGGTCCACAATAGAGCTGcatgcaattgaaaattttctttttgggatgCATCATAAGTTTGAATGCCAAAATCCCACAATTCGGTCAGTTCTTTAACTAGAGGTTGTAGATAAACATTAATATTATTCCCAAGAGAGGATGGTCCGGGTATTAACAAGGACAACATGAAGTACAGTTGCTTCATACACATCCACGGAGGTAAGTTATATGGTATTAAAACCACAGGCCAAGTACTGTGTGTAGAACTCATGTTGTTGAATGGATTAAACTCGTCAGATGCCAACCCCAATCTAACATTTTGACAATTCTTAGAAAATTCTGGATGTAGATGGTCAAAAATTGGCCAAGCTGGAGAATCAGCTAGATGTCTCATACAACCATCTTTTGTATGGTTTTTCTCATGCCATCTCatttgagatgcaattttagaagacataaatagTCTTTGTAATCTaggttttaaagaaaaatgccaCAACactttttgaggaattttccttttttccccaGTTGGATCATTTTCTGAAGCAACCCATCTAAGCTCGTTACATGTTTCGCATGAAGTTCTTTTTTCAGCACTACCCCAATAAAGAGAACAATCATTAGGACATGTATCGGTCTTTTCATAACCCAACCCCAATGTATTCATCAATTTCCCAGCCTCATAGTAAGAAGAAGGCAAATTAGTCATGGCCTCCGGAAATGCTTCTCTCAACAGCTCAACAAGCATATTAAAAATCTTGTTACTCATCTTACCAAGGCATTTTAGGTGAAGCAAACGAATAATGAAAGACAACTTCGAGAAATTTTTGCAACCACTGTACAAATCCTGTTGAGAATCATCAatcaatttgtaaaatttttcagCCTCTGAAACAGGAATGTCCCCTTCTCTATTCAATTCA encodes the following:
- the LOC113769300 gene encoding uncharacterized protein LOC113769300, with product MQGLVHNVFGIPHGTSELNREGDIPVSEAEKFYKLIDDSQQDLYSGCKNFSKLSFIIRLLHLKCLGKMSNKIFNMLVELLREAFPEAMTNLPSSYYEAGKLMNTLGLGYEKTDTCPNDCSLYWGSAEKRTSCETCNELRWVASENDPTGEKRKIPQKVLWHFSLKPRLQRLFMSSKIASQMRWHEKNHTKDGCMRHLADSPAWPIFDHLHPEFSKNCQNVRLGLASDEFNPFNNMSSTHSTWPVVLIPYNLPPWMCMKQLYFMLSLLIPGPSSLGNNINVYLQPLVKELTELWDFGIQTYDASQKENFQLHAALLWTISDFPGYAMLSGWSTKGEYACPVCHKFTHVRRLTHSFKYCYMGHRRFLDSKHKFRKQAQFFDGTEEYGKRPPLQTGDMIVSELGDLQIKFGKLVKGNPKLPFNWKKRSIFFDLPYWKDNVLKHNLDFMHIEKNVCENIWGTLLDIEDKVKDHYNFRHDLREMGIRKEPHPIETEPGKVYLPLSSFAMDKK